In Dehalococcoidia bacterium, one DNA window encodes the following:
- the lspA gene encoding signal peptidase II, translating to MTTESGGSVERSRPWLRLRRDALFFLVVGAVFALDQLTKAIVRANLALGEAYPDEGFVRIVHVANSGAAFGILQGQTLFLTATTLLGLGAILLYYLYPPMEHGLLRTALGLQLGGAIGNLTDRIRLGEVTDFIDFRCWPAFNVADSAIVIGVSTIVVFFVFNETVWQRKKGA from the coding sequence GCGGAGCCGGCCCTGGCTGCGGTTGCGCCGCGACGCCCTCTTCTTTCTCGTCGTGGGAGCCGTCTTCGCCCTTGACCAGCTCACGAAGGCAATCGTGCGCGCCAACCTCGCCCTGGGGGAGGCCTATCCCGATGAGGGGTTCGTGCGCATCGTCCACGTCGCAAACAGCGGCGCCGCCTTCGGTATTCTGCAGGGTCAGACCCTCTTCCTCACAGCGACCACGCTCCTCGGCCTCGGGGCGATCCTCCTGTACTACCTATACCCGCCGATGGAGCACGGGCTACTGCGCACCGCCCTCGGCCTGCAACTGGGAGGGGCCATCGGCAACCTGACGGACCGCATCCGCCTGGGCGAAGTGACCGACTTCATCGATTTTCGTTGCTGGCCTGCGTTCAACGTAGCTGATTCGGCTATCGTCATCGGCGTAAGCACCATAGTAGTCTTCTTCGTCTTCAACGAGACGGTATGGCAGCGGAAGAAGGGAGCTTGA